A stretch of DNA from Nonlabens ponticola:
ATCAACATGTTTGAGACATTATTGTGTGAAGTTCATGTAGATAAAAAGAATCCACGTGCTGCTATAAGTACCAGCATTACTGCAGCTCAATACGAAAATAAGGGTGTAGTATTATGTGATGATGTTCTCAACTCAGGAACAACGCTGGTATATGCTGTCAGACATTTTCTAGATGTACCGCTGACCAAATTCAAAACCGCCGTGCTCGTAAATAGAAATCATAAAAAATATCCTGTAAAGGCAGATTTTAAAGGAATCTCTTTGAGTACTACGTTACAAGAACACGTGCAGGTAGATCTTAAAAAAGATAATTATAGTGTGAGTCTACAGTAAATCCTCAATTTCGGCTACTATCTGATTAACCGTTTTATTTTCAATGCTAAGATTGTGGGTCGCCTCATTGTAAAATCCTGATCGTTCTAGCAGATGCTTTCCAATAAACTCGGCGAGATCATCTTGTTGTTCAAATCTCGAGATCAATGGTCGATGCGCTCGCTCATCAAACAAGCGATTTGTCAAAAAAGGTACTGCGGCTCTCAAATAAAAACTAATTGCCTCGTTCGATTGGCTAATCAGCTTCATATTATTATAGTAACATGGTGTGCCGCCGCCTAAGGCTAAAACTATTTTTTCATCACCTTCTAGAACCTCTTTTAGGCAATCGTGCTCCCTTTTCCTGAAATAAATAGCACCCTTTTCTTGAATAACTTGAGAGATACTTGCCTTTTCTCTCTCTTCCAGATAATCATCCAGGTCAATGAATTCTCTTTCTAATAATACCGCAAGTTCCTTACCTACAGTAGATTTACCAGAACCCATGTAACCCAATAGTATGATTTGTTTAGGCTCATTTGCGATCATAATAAGTAGATAAATATTTAGACGAATTTATATTAAAAAAAATACGGCTGTATAAAAGATAGGTTTTATATTTGCACCCGCATTTAAACAATGACGACTTGGTAGCTCAGCTGGTAGAGCATCACACTTTTAATGTGAGGGTCCTGGGTTCGAACCCCAGCCAAGTCACAGAAGCCGTAAGGCCTAGAAGCCCTTATTTTTATAAGGGCTTTTTTTTACCCAGGTGCTGAAATTGGTAGACAGGCACGGTTGAGGGCCGTGTGTATTTATACGTGTGGGTTCAAGTCCCATCCTGGGTACTCTAAACAACCCTTGTGATCTTAACATCGCAAGGGTTTTTCTATATCTTATTTGTAGCCTTTTGAATGAGTGTCTTGTCCTCAATATTCAATATTTTTGTTCAGTTTTTGTAGGAATCACTGGAAATATAAAGTTTATATGATTTTTCTTCAATTCTTTAAAATTTTCTTAACCCGCTAATTCAATAGGATTCAAGAGTTTCGTTGAAATTAAAACTAGTAATGTCAAGGTTTTAACAGTGTAGGATCGAATATCTCATGAGATCAGTGTTTAACTTTGTAGACATATCGTTAAACAAAAATCAGTGATTAAGAACACGTTTAGTATAAAGGACCTAGAAAACCTGAGCGGTATTAAGGCTCATACTATACGCATCTGGGAAAAGCGATATAATCTTCTCGAGCCTAACCGAACAGACACCAACATACGCAACTATGATGTTGAGGCACTCCAAAAAATCTTAAATGTAAGTTACCTTAAGAACTCTGGAATTAAGATAAGTGCGATCGCAGCCTTAAGTGGTGAAGAAATTGAAAAAGAAGTTCGCAGATTAGCGCAAAATGATAATAGACTGAATTTTTCCATCCAGCAGGTCAAAATGGCGATGGTGAATTTTGACAACGCGCTGTTTCAAGAAACTTATAAAAAGCTATTTCAACAAAAAGGATTTTCCGGTGTGTTTAAGGAATTGTTTATTCCATTTCTTATTGAATTGGGATTTTTATGGCAATCAAAAACCATCAACATTGCTCATGAGCACTATATAAGTCACCTCATCAAACAAAAGCTACTCGCTAATCTAGAAGAAGTTCAATATTCACGTGCTGAAGAAGGTAGCCAACTCTACGTTTTATTCTTGCCTGAGAATGAAATGCATGACTTAGGATTGTTGTTTCTCAACTATGAACTACTTTCTAGAGGACACAACACCATCTACTTGGGAGCGAGCATGACTCTGGACAATCTAAGCTACTTCCAAAAGAGGCATGACAAACCTATTTATATCACGTACTTGACGGTAAATCCAGAAATTAAAAAGATCCCTACATTTCTAGATAGATTTAACAAAAAGGTCGCCTGTGATACCGATATTGAACTTTGGTTATTAGGTCATCTTTCAGAAAAAATTGATGCTGATATTTTGAATGATAATCAAAAAAGATTCGACAGTATAAGCGAATTGATTGATCACATATCATAGTAAAATACATCATGGGGCATAAAATAGCCATTATAGGATCTGGTTTTTCATCACTGGCAGCCGCTTCCTATCTCTCACAAGCAGGACACCAAGTATCTGTATTTGAAAAAAATCCTACCGTAGGCGGTCGCGCACGCAGACTAGAAAAAGACGGTTTTACATTTGACATAGGACCGTCATGGTACTGGATGCCTGATATTTTTGAACGTTTCTTTGCAGACTTTGGGAAGAAACCTTCAGACTATTATCAGCTGGATAAGCTAGATCCAGCCTACTCTGTTTATTTTGAAAAGGATCGCATCAAGATAGGTGCAGATCTGGAAAGTATCAAGGAGACTTTTGAACAGTACGAGAAAGGCAGTAGCAAACATTTGCAGGAATTCATAGATGAAGCAAGCGAGAATTATGACATCGCTATCAAGAATCTTGTATATCGTCCAGGAGAATCGCCCTTAGAATTAGTAACTAAACAAACGGTTACCAAGCTTGGTGCTTTTGTTAGTAATGTGTCGCGAGATGTGCGTAAAAAGTTCAAAGATCCACGACTGATTTCCATATTAGAGTTTCCAGTATTGTTTCTAGGCGCAACTCCGTCAAACACTCCAAGCTTTTACAACTTCATGAACTATGCAGACTTTGGTCTAGGCACATGGCATCCTAAAGGTGGTATGTACGAGGTGATTCTAGCTATGAAAAAGCTAGCGATGGAGCAAGGCGCTACCATAAGAACTGATGCTGCCGTCACCAAAATTCTAGTTGACAAAAAAGGAACTGCCAACGGCATAATGATCGATGATGAAAAACATTTATTTGACATCGTACTTTCTGGAGCAGATTATCATCACTCGGAAACTTTATTAGAGGAGAAACACAGGCAGTATTCAGAGAAGTATTGGGATAAAAAAACCTTTGCTCCTAGCTCATTGATCTTCTATGTAGGCTTTGACAAGAAATTGAAAAATGTAGATCATCACAATCTCTTTTTTGACACAGATTTTACCAAGCATGCTAATGAGATCTATGAAGATCCCAAATGGCCAGAGGATCCATTGTTTTATGCAAACTTCACCTCGATAACTGATCCACAAACCGCACCAGATGGTTGTGAGAATGGTTTCTTCTTGATTCCACTGGCTCCAGATCTAGAAGATACGCCTGAATTACGAGAAGAATACTTTCAAAAGATTATTACCCGATTTGAAGATTTGACTGGTCAAAAAGTAAAAGACAATATACTTTTCAAGGAATCATTTTGCGTCAATGACTTTAAAGAAGCTTACAATAGCTACAAGGGAAATGCCTATGGAATGGCCAATACCTTACTGCAAACTGCATTTCTTAGGCCTAATTTAAGAAGTCGCAAAGTAAAAAACCTTTACTTTACAGGTCAGCTGACAGTTCCAGGGCCAGGCGTACCGCCATCATTGATATCTGGTAAACTAGCGGCACAACTGATCAACAAACATTCAAGTCAATGAAAAGTATTTTTGACGAGGTATCAAGACAGTGTAGTAAAGCAGTAACTAATAACTACAGTACCTCATTCTCTCTAGCCAGTAAAATGTTGGGGCCATCAATTAGACAGGATATCCATAACATTTACGGCTTTGTTAGATTTGCTGATGAGATCGTAGATACATTTCATGACTACGATAAACGCACGCTGCTTGATAGATTTGAAAAGGATCTCAAAAATGCTATCGAAGAGAAAATCAGTCTAAATCCTATTCTCAATTCCTTTCAAGAAACTGTCAATAAGTACGATATCACTCCAGATATGTATGGAGCTTTTATCCATAGCATGAGATTGGATCTTGATAAGTCCATTTATTTGACTGAAGAAGAATATAAAAACTACATCTACGGCAGCGCGGATGTTGTAGGTCTTATGTCCTTAAAGGTATTTGTGAAAGGTAATTTAGATCAATACAACGATCTTAAGGACGATGCCATGAGATTAGGAAGTGCCTTTCAAAAAGTTAACTTCTTGCGTGATTTAAGAGCTGACCTTGATGATCTTGAACGCAGCTATTTTCCTAATACAGATCTGCACGATTTAAAAGAAGCTGATAAGGCAAGACTCATTGAAGAAATAAAAGAAGACTTTGATGCAGGGTTGCGAGGTATTCAACGACTACCTGTAGAAGCAAAGCTGGGTGTTTACACAGCCTATGTCTACTATCGCAGGTTACTCACGAGATTAGAGCGTACTCCATCAAAGGAAATACGCAATACTCGTATAAGAGTTCCCAACTATGAGAAGATCGGGCTACTTGCTAAAGGCTATGTAAGTTACAGACTCAACCTTATTTAAGAATGCATACATTTTATTGGATTTTAATATTCCTGGTCACCTTTGGAATAATGGAATTTCTAGCATGGTTCATCCATAAATATATCATGCACGGTTTTTTATGGAATCTACATGAAGACCATCATCATAAAACACACGACAGTTGGTTTGAGAAAAACGACTGGTTTTTTGTGTTTTTTGCCTCTATAAGTATCATTGCCAAAGTTTCTCATAGCCAATTAGACTTATGGTGGGCATTGCCCATCAGTGCCGGGATTTTCGCTTATGGCGTGGCGTATTTTATAGTACACGATATCTTTATTCATCAGCGATTCAAATGGTTGCGCAAGGCAAATAATACGTATGCTAAAGGTGTGCGTCGTGCCCATAAGATTCACCATAAACACTTAGGTAAGGAAAAAGGTGAAAACTTTGGTATGCTGGTCGTACCACTCAAATACTTTAAATAAATGGCAGTTGCCATCGTCATAGGTGCTGGAATCGGTGGTCTTGCAGCTGCATTGCGCCTCCAGCATAAAGGCTATCAAACTACGGTCATTGAGAAAAACAACTACGCTGGTGGTAAATTGCATGCCATTGAACAAGATGGATATAGATTTGATTTGGGCCCATCGCTGTTTACATTGCCGCATCTAGTTGATGAGTTACATGATCTATTTGAAGAATCTGTAGACTTTGATTATGATTCACATCCTACGGCCTGTCATTATTTCTGGGAAGATGGCACTTGTTTTAAAGCACCATCGACCATTGATGGATTTGTAAAAGAAGCGAGTCAAACGTTTGACGAGCCTACTAGAAATCTTACATCCTATCTCGAGCGCAGCAAGAAAAAATACGAACTCACCAGCAAGCTGTTTTTAGAAAAATCATTGCACCGCTGGCAAACCTACTTAAGCAAGGACACGCTCAAAGCAATTCTCAATATTTCAAAACTAGGCATCAGCAATACGCTAGATAAGGATAACAGTACATTTGACTCGCCTAAATTGCAGCAGCTATTCAATAGATATGCTACCTACAATGGCTCATCGCCCTATCAGACACCAGGCATCATGAGCATGATTCCCTATCTAGAACTGGGTTTGGGTACTTACTATCCGCAAGGCGGCATGCATCGCATCTCACAATCATTATATGAGCTTGCAGTCAAGGTTGGTGTGGAGTTCCGCTTTCGCGAAAGCGTAACCTCTATCGATCAGTCTAACAATAAAATAGCTGGTGTCACTACAGATAAAAGTCAATACAAGGCAGATCTGGTCGTTTGCAACATGGACGTTTTTCCTACTTATGAAAAGCTGTTGCTTAAAGCCAAGAAACCTCAAAAAACACTGGACCAAGAACGCTCCAGTAGCGCGCTCATTTTCTATTGGGGTATCAATAGCAAACATAAGCAACTGGACTTGCACAACATATTGTTTAGTGAAGACTACCCTGCTGAATTTAATGCTATTTTCAAGGAAAAAACGCTATTTGATGATCCGACAGTTTACATCAATATCACTAGTAAATTAACACCTGGCGATGCACCAGATGGTAAAGAAAACTGGTTTGTGATGATCAATTCGCCTGGCGATTACGGTCAAGATTGGGAGGCGCTGGTGAAACAAGCGAGAAAAAATATTATTGCCAAGATCAATCGTACGCTCAATGTGGATATTGAGCCGCTCATCGAGACAGAATATATTCTAACACCGCAAGGCATTGAAGAAAATACCAGCAGTTATCGTGGCGCACTATACGGCGCTGCCAGCAATAATAAATTTGCAGCGTTCTTGAGACATCCCAATTTCAACTCAAACATTAAAAACCTATATCATGTAGGTGGATCGGTGCATCCAGGTGGTGGCATACCACTCAGTATTTTAAGTGCCCGCATTGCGGCAGATTTAATACCAGATGCCCAATGAAATTAGGCCTTATCATCTTTTTATGGGTAATTCATGTAGCCGCGTTGATAGGAATAGCGCTGGGTTATGAATCTTTTTTCTTGCCTAAATCGCCTTTTACTATGTTGTACTTGCTACTCATGGTCGTCCTTTATTTCCCGATAGATACAGGTAAAAAGGTAGCATTGTTCGGTGCTTTTGCCGTTGTTGGGCTGTTAGTTGAATGGATAGGCGTACATACGGGAGCATTATTTGGTAACTATTATTATCTAGAGAATTTTGGGATCAAGATAGATGGTATCCCATTATTGATAGGAGTCAATTGGGCAATACTAGCTTTTACCACTCATGTCATTGCCACAAAGCTCACGTTAAATATCTGGACACGTATTCTAGCTGGATCAAGCTTGATGGTAATCATCGATTTTTTCCTGGAACAAATATGTGAGTATGCTGGGTTCTGGGTTTTTGCTGGTGGCGCAGGTATTTTTAACTACGTATGCTGGTTTGTTGTAGCCGCATTATTACATTGGATTCTGGCAAAAAGTCGCGTAAAAGGCGACCTTGTCATCTCAACACACATTTACATTGTTCAACTCATTTTTGCAGCCACACTATGGATCATCATAAGTACGATATAGCCATAGTTGGTATGGGTTGCGCCGGTAGCCATGTGCTGCTGGCGATGCTGGAGCACGAACAATTCATGGACAAAAGCATTCTCATTCTCGACGATTACAGTGCTGATAGTCTTGAGAAAACATGGAGTTATTGGGAAAAAGGTACTGGTAAGTGGGATCACCTCATCTCACAGCAATGGAATCAAGGTTCATTTATATCGCACAACAAATCCATTGACCTAGATCTCGATCCGTATCATTATAAGATGATTAAAAGTGTTGATTTTATAGCTTTCGCGAAAGCAAAATTCCAACACCACTCTAACATCACACACGTTGCCGAAAAAGTGACCGACGTTCGTCAAGGGCATACCGCAAGGATATTCACAGAATCTTGCACTTACCAGGCAGATCTAGTACTTGATAGTCGCGTATCACAAAAGTTCTATAACAACACTAATGCCATTACACTCAAACAACACTTTCTAGGCTGGCATATCAGGACTGAGAAAGATCTATTTGATCCAGATCATTTTGTAATGATGGACTATAGATATCAAGATCCTGGCACCACTAGTTTTATGTATCTGCTACCTTTTGAAAAAAATGAAGCATTAATTGAATACACCTATTTCTCTGGAGAGCTAGTAGACGACGCGGTTTATGAAAGTAAAATGCGGGAATACCTCAAAAAAGAATATAAGCTGGATGAATTTGAAATAGTAAGAATCGAGCAAGGTGTCATTCCTATGACGACCTATGATTTTACTGCGCATAATACTCAGGTAGTTCACAAAATAGGAACCGCTGGCGGCTGGGTAAAGGCAAGTACTGGTTACAGTTTTAAAATGAGTGAGAAACGCGCCGCGCAGTTAGTAGATAATTATATTACCGGTAAGGATCTAGGCCACAATATGCAGGAAGCCAAATATCGATGGTATGATCAAATTATGTTAGACGTGTTGCATCAGGATAACGGTCGTGGCGATAAGGTCTTCACAACACTTTACAGTAAAAACGATATCCAGCGCATTTTTGCTTTTCTAGATGAAGAAACCACGTTTCAACAAGAATTACAGATCATGCTGCCCATGACATCTTATCCTTTTGTAAGATCCGCGGTTACCAGTTTCTTTAAATGAGATTCAATATTTAATTGATCCATGGTGCCTGTACTTGCATAAGGTTGAAACCTGCTGAACAATTCCTCGGCATACCACTGTAGAGCGTTGGTTTGTCTTATGGCATTTTTATGAGCCTTGTTGCGATAGGCAAATTTATTGATAGCATCAGCGCTATCCCATAAACTCATGGTGGCCATATGTGTTACCGGCCATTCACCTACTCCAGCTTTAAATAATACATGCTCGTTCTCAACAATATCACGTTGGGATTGTGGCACATAATCCCAGAATCTTTTCAAAAATGTCAATTTAATACGAGCTCTCGTCAATACAAAAACCAGTGGATTGCCGTCATCAAGCTCTGTACTTTCCTCAAAGGGATTCTTTCTAGCCCATTGACCTCTAGCTTTCACATTGCGCATGAAGATAAGCTGGTAATCATCCGCTTTTTCTTTGAGCCTATTATGAAACTTACTGCTGTCAAAGTATTCTTGAGCTACTTTTTCATTTTCCCATACTTGTACATGCATATAAGTACTCCAGTCTGGTGTAGGATTGAAACCGTCCAAACCTTTTCCCATGACTTTGAAAAACTGTTGGCCAGCAACTTTGCGCAATCTTACCCAAGCTTCAGCAACCGCGATAAATTGCCAAGATTTTCCTGATAAAGAATCTCTTTTAAAAATAGATACGGTGGTGATTTGTTTGCTCATAGTAAGTAAGTATCAAGCAATCCTGTGACTTGATGAATATGCAAGTTAATGGCTATCTTCCACGCTATGAAATATAGTTTGCATCTTATTTGGCTGTTAGCCGTTTTAATTAGTCCGCAATTACATACGGCGCAGAATTATGCGCAGCATGGTATGGTCGTCTCTGATAATGAGATCGCCAGTAAAGTAGGCGTTGAAATAATGAAGCAAGGCGGTAATGCTATTGACGCTAGCATTGCAACGGCCTTTGCACTAGCCGTAGTACATCCAGCAGCCGGTAATATAGGTGGCGGCGGTTTTATGGTATATCGCCCTAAAGCTGGAGACGTGACCACTATTGATTTTAGAGAAAAGGCACCTCTTGCGGCAACGCCTACCATGTTTCTAGGACCAGATGGTGAAGTAATTAAAGGTCTTAACCATAACAGCGCTCTAGCAATAGGCGTTCCCGGAACCGTTGCTGGAATGGCGCTCGCTCATAAGAAATATGGTAAATTACCCTGGAAAAAACTTGTGCAACCAGCGATTGAACTAGCACGTCAAGGAATACCGCTGACCTATGCCCTATCGCGTGACGCTCGCGGAATTGATCAGTGGGATGATGCACCAGCATTTCTCAAGCAGCTATTTACAGAAAACGGAAAGGTGCTAGAATTCAATGAAAATTGGAAACAACTAGCACTTGCTAATACATTGGATATTATTGCGACTCGAGGCCACAATGGATTTTACAAAGGTGAAATTGCCGAACAAATTGCCAACTACGTTCAACGAGAAGGTGGCATCATCACCGAGAAAGATCTCAACCAGTATGAGGCTATCGAGAGAAAACCTATCCACGGTACTTTTAATGGATACGACATCTACAGTATGCCACCGCCTAGTTCTGGTGGTGTGACACTTGTAGCCATGCTCAATTTAATGGAACAGGCAGATGTTGAGGAAATACCTTTTAATTCAACAGCCTACACACACTTACTAATTGAAAGCATGCGACGAGGCTTTGCAGATCGCGCTCAATTTTTAGGCGATCCAGATTTTAACGAGGACATGCCGCTGGATCGATTGACCTCAAAATCTCATGCTGTGATGAGATTTAAAAATATTGATATGGATAAAGCCTCAGTTAGCGATCCATCAACTTACGGTCATCCATATGATGGTGAGAATACCACTCATTATTCAGTTATTGATAGTGATGGTAATGCGGTATCGGTGACCTACACGCTGGAACAGAGCTACGGGTCTGGAATGGGAAGCAATGAATTAGGTTTTATATTCAATAATGAGATGGGTGATTTTAATCCGCAGCCTGGTGTGACAACTACTAGTGGACAAGTAGGATCTGATCCTAACATCATTGCACCTGGCAAGAGAATGTTGTCTAGCATGACGCCTGTGATCGTTTCCAAAGACAATAAGCCATTCTTAATCATAGGTAGTCCTGGTGGTCGTACCATCATCAACACGGTTTACCAGACAGTACTTAACGCAACTCTTTATGAAATGGATTTACATGATGCGATCGAGTCCATGAAAATCCACCATCAATGGTTACCCGATGTAACATATTATGAGCGTCACAAGCTATCGCCAGATGTAGTCAAAAATCTGGAAGAAATGGGACATACTATGACACCACGCAATGTGTTGGGTAGGCTCATGGGAATTAGTATTGATCAACAAACAGGAATACGCACCGGCGTGAGTGATTCTTCAAGTCCAGATGGCGCAGCAGTTGGATACTAGAATGGAAAATTTTACGTGTAGAATGTTAGAAGCTATTCCGCTTTCGCGAAAGCAGAATCCAAAAAAAGCCTTTCATTATTGCTTTCTAGCCATTGCTTTCTCAATACTCGCAGGAATAAATGCTCGCGCCCAAGAGAAAGAATACTTCATCGACTATGCTGGACTCAACGCGGGTTTTTCACGTCAAGATGTATTCCCGTACAATAATGACAACTATTTTCACGAAAGCAGGTATCTTAAAGTACAGCTAGGTAAGGAAGTATGGAATCGTAAAAAACAGTCGATAGAGGTGCTGGTTGAGCCATCTGTTTATTTTGTCAAACATAGAATGCTCAATTTTTTCTACATCAAACCTCAAGATGCAGAAAATTTTATGGAGTTGCGAGATCGATTTCTTCAACCTCTTGAATACGAAGAATATGCATTAAATATAGGGCTGATATACAGGTATGAATTCAGCGATCTCTGGAGTGCTTACGGGCAGATAAGCATTGGTCCAATGATCGCGACAGAGAGAACTGAACGCCAAGATGAAGGATTTTCGTTTTCAGACATTGTAGGATTGGGTACCACCTATCGACACGATCGCTGGCGATATGATCTACGGTTTACACTAAGACACGTAAGCAATGCAGATCTAACCGAAAATAATGACGGTCATAATAATGCTGGTATCGAAATCGGAGTTGGAATCAATCTCTAGAATTACAATCAATTAGCTAACTCATAAAAAAAGTCCATTATCAATTTGATAATGGACTTTTTAATATTAAAAGATAGCTCTTACTTAAGCCGCGTTCTCTTCTTTTATCAGATTAAGCGCGCTTCCCTTGCGATACCACTTGATCTGTGCATCATTATAAGTATGGTTTACCTTGATGGTATCTTTTGATCCATCTTTGTGCACGATTTCTACCGTCAACGGAGTATCTGGAGCAAAGTTCTCTAAATCCACAAAGTTGAAAGTATCATCTTCTTGGATCAGATCATAGTCTGCCTCGTTTGCAAAAGTCACACCAAGCATTCCTTGCTTTTTAAGGTTGGTCTCATGAATACGTGCGAACGATTTAACAATTACCACATAAACCCCTAGATGTCTAGGCTCCATAGCTGCGTGTTCTCTGGATGAACCTTCACCATAATTATGGTCACCTACTACTACTGTAGGAATACCAGCGGCCTTGTAAGCACGCTGTGTTTTAGGCACGGCATCGTACTCGCCATCAATCTGGCTCTTTACAAGGTTTGTTTGCTTATTGTAAGCATTGACAGCACCTATCAAACAGTTGTTTGAGATATTATCTAGGTGTCCGCGATACTTCAACCACGGTCCAGCCATAGAGATATGGTCAGTCGTACATTTGCCAAATGCTTTGATCAATAGCTTGGCACCCATCAAGTTGCCGCCATCCCATGGCTCAAATGGAGTCAACAATTGTAGGCGGTCGCTATCTTCCGCAACTTTTACCTCAACGTGTGATCCATCTTCAACTGGTGCTACAAATCCTGCATCTTCTACTTCAAAACCTTTAGGTGGCAATTCAATACCACTAGGTTCTTCTAGCATAACTTCTTCACCATCTTCATTGATCAGTTTATCAGTCATTGGGTTAAAGTCCAACTTACCTGATATAGCAATTGCTGCTACCATTTCTGGTGAACCTACAAACGCGTGTGTGTTAGGATTACCATCGGCACGTTTTGAGAAGTTTCTATTGAACGAGTGTACAATAGTATTTTTCTCATCACCTTTCAAATCACTACG
This window harbors:
- a CDS encoding phosphoribosyltransferase family protein, which codes for MIILDNQQVTNKIRRIAYQIAEVYMDHDAIVLAGIMDGGHSFARLLKAELDRINMFETLLCEVHVDKKNPRAAISTSITAAQYENKGVVLCDDVLNSGTTLVYAVRHFLDVPLTKFKTAVLVNRNHKKYPVKADFKGISLSTTLQEHVQVDLKKDNYSVSLQ
- a CDS encoding shikimate kinase; protein product: MIANEPKQIILLGYMGSGKSTVGKELAVLLEREFIDLDDYLEEREKASISQVIQEKGAIYFRKREHDCLKEVLEGDEKIVLALGGGTPCYYNNMKLISQSNEAISFYLRAAVPFLTNRLFDERAHRPLISRFEQQDDLAEFIGKHLLERSGFYNEATHNLSIENKTVNQIVAEIEDLL
- a CDS encoding MerR family transcriptional regulator; the protein is MIKNTFSIKDLENLSGIKAHTIRIWEKRYNLLEPNRTDTNIRNYDVEALQKILNVSYLKNSGIKISAIAALSGEEIEKEVRRLAQNDNRLNFSIQQVKMAMVNFDNALFQETYKKLFQQKGFSGVFKELFIPFLIELGFLWQSKTINIAHEHYISHLIKQKLLANLEEVQYSRAEEGSQLYVLFLPENEMHDLGLLFLNYELLSRGHNTIYLGASMTLDNLSYFQKRHDKPIYITYLTVNPEIKKIPTFLDRFNKKVACDTDIELWLLGHLSEKIDADILNDNQKRFDSISELIDHIS
- a CDS encoding phytoene desaturase family protein; this translates as MGHKIAIIGSGFSSLAAASYLSQAGHQVSVFEKNPTVGGRARRLEKDGFTFDIGPSWYWMPDIFERFFADFGKKPSDYYQLDKLDPAYSVYFEKDRIKIGADLESIKETFEQYEKGSSKHLQEFIDEASENYDIAIKNLVYRPGESPLELVTKQTVTKLGAFVSNVSRDVRKKFKDPRLISILEFPVLFLGATPSNTPSFYNFMNYADFGLGTWHPKGGMYEVILAMKKLAMEQGATIRTDAAVTKILVDKKGTANGIMIDDEKHLFDIVLSGADYHHSETLLEEKHRQYSEKYWDKKTFAPSSLIFYVGFDKKLKNVDHHNLFFDTDFTKHANEIYEDPKWPEDPLFYANFTSITDPQTAPDGCENGFFLIPLAPDLEDTPELREEYFQKIITRFEDLTGQKVKDNILFKESFCVNDFKEAYNSYKGNAYGMANTLLQTAFLRPNLRSRKVKNLYFTGQLTVPGPGVPPSLISGKLAAQLINKHSSQ
- a CDS encoding phytoene/squalene synthase family protein, whose protein sequence is MKSIFDEVSRQCSKAVTNNYSTSFSLASKMLGPSIRQDIHNIYGFVRFADEIVDTFHDYDKRTLLDRFEKDLKNAIEEKISLNPILNSFQETVNKYDITPDMYGAFIHSMRLDLDKSIYLTEEEYKNYIYGSADVVGLMSLKVFVKGNLDQYNDLKDDAMRLGSAFQKVNFLRDLRADLDDLERSYFPNTDLHDLKEADKARLIEEIKEDFDAGLRGIQRLPVEAKLGVYTAYVYYRRLLTRLERTPSKEIRNTRIRVPNYEKIGLLAKGYVSYRLNLI
- a CDS encoding sterol desaturase family protein is translated as MHTFYWILIFLVTFGIMEFLAWFIHKYIMHGFLWNLHEDHHHKTHDSWFEKNDWFFVFFASISIIAKVSHSQLDLWWALPISAGIFAYGVAYFIVHDIFIHQRFKWLRKANNTYAKGVRRAHKIHHKHLGKEKGENFGMLVVPLKYFK
- the crtD gene encoding 1-hydroxycarotenoid 3,4-desaturase CrtD, with the protein product MAVAIVIGAGIGGLAAALRLQHKGYQTTVIEKNNYAGGKLHAIEQDGYRFDLGPSLFTLPHLVDELHDLFEESVDFDYDSHPTACHYFWEDGTCFKAPSTIDGFVKEASQTFDEPTRNLTSYLERSKKKYELTSKLFLEKSLHRWQTYLSKDTLKAILNISKLGISNTLDKDNSTFDSPKLQQLFNRYATYNGSSPYQTPGIMSMIPYLELGLGTYYPQGGMHRISQSLYELAVKVGVEFRFRESVTSIDQSNNKIAGVTTDKSQYKADLVVCNMDVFPTYEKLLLKAKKPQKTLDQERSSSALIFYWGINSKHKQLDLHNILFSEDYPAEFNAIFKEKTLFDDPTVYINITSKLTPGDAPDGKENWFVMINSPGDYGQDWEALVKQARKNIIAKINRTLNVDIEPLIETEYILTPQGIEENTSSYRGALYGAASNNKFAAFLRHPNFNSNIKNLYHVGGSVHPGGGIPLSILSARIAADLIPDAQ
- a CDS encoding carotenoid biosynthesis protein translates to MKLGLIIFLWVIHVAALIGIALGYESFFLPKSPFTMLYLLLMVVLYFPIDTGKKVALFGAFAVVGLLVEWIGVHTGALFGNYYYLENFGIKIDGIPLLIGVNWAILAFTTHVIATKLTLNIWTRILAGSSLMVIIDFFLEQICEYAGFWVFAGGAGIFNYVCWFVVAALLHWILAKSRVKGDLVISTHIYIVQLIFAATLWIIISTI
- a CDS encoding lycopene cyclase family protein, with the protein product MDHHKYDIAIVGMGCAGSHVLLAMLEHEQFMDKSILILDDYSADSLEKTWSYWEKGTGKWDHLISQQWNQGSFISHNKSIDLDLDPYHYKMIKSVDFIAFAKAKFQHHSNITHVAEKVTDVRQGHTARIFTESCTYQADLVLDSRVSQKFYNNTNAITLKQHFLGWHIRTEKDLFDPDHFVMMDYRYQDPGTTSFMYLLPFEKNEALIEYTYFSGELVDDAVYESKMREYLKKEYKLDEFEIVRIEQGVIPMTTYDFTAHNTQVVHKIGTAGGWVKASTGYSFKMSEKRAAQLVDNYITGKDLGHNMQEAKYRWYDQIMLDVLHQDNGRGDKVFTTLYSKNDIQRIFAFLDEETTFQQELQIMLPMTSYPFVRSAVTSFFK
- a CDS encoding DUF3291 domain-containing protein, which codes for MSKQITTVSIFKRDSLSGKSWQFIAVAEAWVRLRKVAGQQFFKVMGKGLDGFNPTPDWSTYMHVQVWENEKVAQEYFDSSKFHNRLKEKADDYQLIFMRNVKARGQWARKNPFEESTELDDGNPLVFVLTRARIKLTFLKRFWDYVPQSQRDIVENEHVLFKAGVGEWPVTHMATMSLWDSADAINKFAYRNKAHKNAIRQTNALQWYAEELFSRFQPYASTGTMDQLNIESHLKKLVTADLTKG